A genome region from Sander vitreus isolate 19-12246 chromosome 21, sanVit1, whole genome shotgun sequence includes the following:
- the tdrkh gene encoding tudor and KH domain-containing protein produces MDAVKEGHKSTLSSGKMVALAAGLSVGATVGYIVYRHISSANTGQEPNAEVSKLTLPVEVYRNISRYQAKFLDIVTQKSGAHVRVLPDSGEPGCKTTVCFLLQGSKEQVLLARCVLENLVTDCEPVTEALEVPQTAFGRIIGRGGESLKLITRTTGAKVACSKEKTLGPGAKGSVTITGTRQEVEQAKELILEKVREDMMVRTKISQSSALRQKRGQTAVNQRPGSTETEAPVVLNNNGPYSQTEKNGLIHVNGTRGQPENLFDKFVELKITNTHHKEEEEEEEESVSTDSLSEISKFEIPSPDLSFQPDEHLEIYVSASENPNHFWIQILGVRSLQLDKLTEEMSRFYNSGNPTEHRVESIVVGDIVAAPYHDHGTWNRARVLGVLASGLVDLYYVDFGDNGELPRERLCRMRSDFLSLPFQAIECNLAGVRPKGEVWTEAALDEFEQLTCCASWRPLQAKLCSYSHSEVSSWPTVKLYNNSEGKTVDIGEELVRLGHAVSFQEVVNGKTEGDNLGCLQRMLDDVIGASSEQSLSCISLSEAASISGSVDDVIDDDLL; encoded by the exons ATGGACGCAGTGAAGGAGGGTCACAAGAGCACCCTGAGCTCGGGCAAAATGGTGGCTCTGGCGGCGGGGCTGTCCGTCGGGGCCACAGTGGGCTACATCGTCTATCGCCACATAAGCAGCGCCAACACCG GTCAGGAGCCCAACGCTGAGGTGTCCAAGCTGACACTTCCAGTAGAAGTTTATAGGAACATATCCAGATACCAAGCCAAGTTTTTGGACATA gtgacCCAGAAGTCTGGCGCTCATGTGAGGGTTTTGCCAGACTCCGGGGAGCCTGGATGTAAGACGACTGTATGTTTCCTGCTGCAGGGCTCCAAGGAGCAGGTCTTGCTGGCCCGCTGTGTCCTGGAGAACCTGGTCACGGACTGTGAGCCGGTGACCGAGGCTTTGGAAGTTCCCCAGACCGCCTTTGGACGTATAATAG GCCGTGGTGGAGAAAGTTTGAAACTGATCACCAGGACCACAGGGGCCAAAGTGGCTTGTTCCAAAGAGAAGACGCTCGGCCCTGGGGCCAAGGGCAGCGTGACAATCACAGGCACCAGACAGGAGGTGGAACAGGCCAAG GAGCTGATTCTAGAAAAAGTCCGAGAGGACATGATGGTGAGGACAAAGATCTCCCAGTCCTCTGCCCTGCGGCAGAAACGTGGCCAAACAGCTGTGAATCAGAGGCCGGGCAGCACAGAGACTGAAGCACCAGTGGTCTTGAACAACAACGGCCCCTACTCCCAGACAGAGAAAAACGGGCTCATCCATGTCAACGGGACCAGAGGACAACCAGAAAATCTGTTTGACAAGTTTGTGGAGCTGAAAATCACCAACACACAccacaaggaggaggaggaggaggaggaggagagtgtcTCCACAGATTCTCTCTCTGAAATTTCCAAGTTTGAAA TTCCCAGCCCAGACCTGAGCTTCCAGCCTGATGAACATCTGGAGATTTATGTTTCTGCATCGGAGAACCCAAACCACTTCTGGATCCAGATCCTGGGTGTTCGTTCCCTTCAGCTGGACAAACTGACAGAGGAGATGAGTCGCTTCTACAACAGTGGCAACCCCACC GAGCACAGGGTGGAGTCCATTGTGGTGGGGGACATTGTGGCGGCTCCATACCACGACCATGGCACATGGAATAGGGCCAGGGTGCTGGGAGTCCTGGCCTCTGGACTGGTGGACCTTTACTATGTCGACTTTGGGGACAACGGTGAGCTGCCCAGAGAACGCCTCTGTCGTATGAG GAGTGACTTCCTCAGCTTACCATTCCAAGCTATTGAGTGCAACTTGGCAGGAGTGAGACCAAAAG GAGAGGTGTGGACCGAGGCAGCCCTGGATGAGTTTGAGCAGCTGACATGCTGTGCCTCCTGGAGACCCCTGCAGGCCAAACTCTGCAGCTACTCCCACTCTGAGGTCTCCTCCTGGCCCACTGTCAAGCTCTACAACAACAGTGAGGGCAAG ACTGTAGATATTGGTGAGGAGCTGGTACGCCTGGGCCACGCTGTCAGCTTCCAGGAAGTGGTGAACGGGAAGACTGAGGGTGACAatctgggctgtctacagaggaTGCTG GATGACGTGATAGGGGCATCATCAGAGCAAAGtctctcctgtattagcttatCAG AAGCTGCTTCAATCTCAGGAAGCGTTGATGATGTCATAGACGACGACCTGCTCTGA